From Chaetodon auriga isolate fChaAug3 chromosome 10, fChaAug3.hap1, whole genome shotgun sequence, a single genomic window includes:
- the calcoco1a gene encoding calcium-binding and coiled-coil domain-containing protein 1 produces the protein MEKAWLVEFRNVGCSYFPQSRVECHYTLSSQHNWASNDWIGLFKVGWSSVKDYHTFVWALAPPDYQEGTDVNCCVHFQASYLPKPNSQEYEFVYISAKGEVCSRSSKFTFCAPKPLEDLVTLEEEQHGEDGGTDMLLVVPRAELLQCRLQECLRERAEMLQVQEVTNRQREKEKVEYKRAREAWDRRRRELESDIAKLQEELKESGEKMEEMERKQKEEQALGESLAQEKSTLLDAREESKVRIKELEEDIKTLTQRTVERETELERMKERAKRAGAQRKEEESERKSLQTKLEQTEGELRSLSKEFQGLRNSLAQRDTSVLQLQSTITTLTQKLTTAHRKEAESEATLKEMRSLRERLNTAERAAEGLKSDLSAMVVQRDHGQAELHQARLQAAQLTLQLADSSLALREERACWSQERQNLQRTAEKDHERLEKLSTEMQRMEERLQEERMERVKLEVELGREKDCNRVQLSETRRELQELKASLRVAQKEKEQLLAEKQDLMEYICQLEQKMGTVASAKWSAASSASAGRPGSALSDSEDENPEALQPLRPPRPLGHYSLCEQGEPDSLLLATPPPSPREVERTVVVINQPAPLSSPHQAGADTVGHSSDSEEESDPLQCGRHSSGEETALLLPEHTDAVLSDLADTSLW, from the exons ATGGAGAAGGCTTGGCTGGTGGAGTTCAGAAACGTGGGCTGCAGTTACTTCCCTCAGAGCCGAGTCGAATGCCACTACACACTGAGCTCACAGCACAACTGGGCCAGCAATGACTGGATAGGGCTCTTCAAG GTGGGATGGTCATCAGTGAAGGACTACCACACATTTGTTTGGGCACTGGCCCCGCCTGACTATCAAGAGGGCACGGATGTCAACTGCTGTGTGCACTTCCAGG CCTCCTACCTACCAAAGCCCAACTCCCAAGAGTATGAGTTTGTATATATCAGTGCGAAGGGGGAAGTGTGCTCCCGCAGCTCCAAATTCACTTTCTGTGCTCCCAAGCCACTTGAGGATCTGGTGACCCTTGAGGAAGAGCAGCatggagaggatggaggcaCTGACATGTTGCTGGTAGTGCCCAGAGCTGAACTGCTGCAG TGTCGGCTGCAGGAATGCCTGCGAGAGCGTGCTGAGATGCTGCAGGTGCAGGAGGtgacaaacaggcagagggagaaagagaaggtggAGTACAAGAGGGCGAGGGAGGCCTGGGACAGACGACGCAGAGAGCTAGAAAGTGATATCGCCAAACTGCAGGAAGAGCTGaaggagagtggagagaagatggaggagatggagaggaagcagaag GAGGAGCAGGCTTTAGGAGAATCACTAGCCCAGGAGAAAAGTACTTTATTGGATGCGAGGGAGGAGAGCAAAGTGCGAatcaaagagctggaggaggataTCAAAACCCTGACACAGAGAACtgtggaaagagagacagagttggAAAG gaTGAAGGAAAGAGCAAAGAGGGCTGGAGctcagagaaaagaagaggagagcgagagaaagagccTGCAG aCCAAGCTGGAACAGACGGAGGGTGAACTCCGAAGTCTGTCTAAGGAGTTCCAGGGCTTGAGGAATTCACTGGCCCAGAGAGACACAAGTGTCCTGCAGCTCCAAAGCACCATCACCACCCTCACCCAGAAACTCACCACTGCCCACAGGAAAGAG GCGGAGAGCGAGGCAACACTGAAGGAGATGCGTAGCCTGCGGGAGCGTCTGAACACGGCTGAGCGTGCTGCAGAGGGCTTGAAGAGTGATCTTAGTGCCATGGTAGTGCAGAGGGATCACGGGCAGGCTGAACTGCATCAGGCTCGTCTGCAGGCTGCCCAGCTCACCCTTCAGCTCGCAGATTCCAGTCTGGCcctgagagaggaaagagcCTGCTGGTCCCAGGAGAGACAGAATCTGCAGCGCACTGCTGAG AAGGACCACGAGCGTCTGGAGAAACTCAgcacagagatgcagaggatggaggagaggctgcaggaggagaggatggagagagtgaaGCTGGAGGTTGAGCTTGGGAGAGAAAAAGATTGCAACCGG GTTCAGCTGAGTGAAACCCGcagggagctgcaggagctgaaggCCAGCCTGAGGGTCGCccagaaagagaaggagcagcTACTTGCAGAGAAACAG GACTTGATGGAGTACATCTGTCAGCTGGAGCAGAAGATGGGAACAGTGGCCAGTGCCAAGTGGAGCGCTGCCTCGAGTGCTTCTGCAG GGCGGCCTGGCAGTGCATTATCTGACTCTGAGGACGAGAACCCGGAGGCTTTGCAGCCCCTCCGTCCACCAAGACCTCTGGGACACTACAGCCTGTGTGAGCAGGGCGAGCCTGATTCCTTGCTCCTGgccacccctcctccctcgcccagggaggtggagaggaccGTGGTGGTCATCAACCAGCCTGCGCCGCTCTCCTCGCCACACCAGGCCGGCGCCGACACCGTGGGGCACAGCTCTGATTCG GAGGAGGAATCTGATCCACTTCAGTGTGGAAGGCACAgctctggagaggaaacagcactTTTGCTGCCTGAGCACACGGACGCTGTTCTCAG TGATCTGGCCGACACCTCGCTATGGTAA
- the rarga gene encoding retinoic acid receptor gamma-A isoform X2, translated as MFDCMEALGMGPRQLYDVTSRGGCMLRKASPFFAGLDPFAWTGSASVQSVETQSTSSEEMVPSSPSPPPPPRIYKPCFVCQDKSSGYHYGVSSCEGCKGFFRRSIQKNMVYTCHRDKNCQINKVTRNRCQYCRLQKCFEVGMSKEAVRNDRNKKKKDVKEEVVLPESYELSGELEELVNKVSKAHQETFPSLCQLGKYTTNSSSDHRVQLDLGLWDKFSELSTKCIIKIVEFAKRLPGFTTLTIADQITLLKSACLDILMLRICTRYTPEQDTMTFSDGLTLNRTQMHNAGFGPLTDLVFAFAGQLLPLEMDDTETGLLSAICLICGDRMDLEEPQKVDKLQEPLLEALKIYARRRRPNKPHMFPRMLMKITDLRGISTKGAERAITLKMEIPGPMPPLIREMLENPEAFEDQTESNDSPPPPPPPLPPPPALVLKQEAEDEEDSWATENGSEPSPEEEDEDDDDDVGDEERDRGSDSDGEPWGALDAIDL; from the exons ATGTTCGACTGTATGGAGGCTCTGGGAATGGGCCCCCGTCAGCTCTATGATGTCACCAGCCGCGGTGGTTGCATGCTGCGGAAGGCGAGCCCCTTCTTTGCGGGGTTGGACCCCTTCGCTTGGACAGGCAGTGCCAGCGTTCAGT CGGTGGAGACCCAAAGCACCAGCTCAGAGGAGATGGTACCCAGTTCTCCGTCTCCACCTCCCCCACCTCGTATCTACAAGCCATGCTTTGTGTGCCAGGACAAGTCCTCAGGGTACCACTACGGTGTCAGCTCCTGTGAGGGCTGCAAG GGTTTCTTCCGCCGCAGTATCCAGAAGAACATGGTGTACACCTGCCACAGAGACAAGAACTGTCAGATTAACAAGGTCACACGCAACCGTTGCCAGTACTGCAGGCTGCAGAAGTGCTTTGAGGTCGGCATGTCCAAAGAAG CGGTGCGTAATGacagaaacaagaagaagaaggatgtgaaggaggaggtggtgctTCCAGAGAGCTATGAGCTGAGTGGAGAGCTCGAGGAGTTGGTCAATAAAGTCAGCAAAGCTCACCAAGAAACCTTCCCTTCACTTTGCCAATTGGGCAAATACACCACC aactCCAGCTCAGACCACCGTGTTCAGCTGGATCTGGGTTTATGGGACAAGTTCAGTGAGCTCTCCACCAAATGCATCATTAAGATTGTGGAATTCGCCAAGCGGCTGCCAGGTTTCACCACCCTCACCATCGCTGACCAGATCACTCTACTGAAGTCAGCCTGCCTGGATATACTG ATGCTGAGGATCTGCACACGCTACACCCCAGAACAGGACACTATGACCTTCTCAGATGGCCTGACTCTGAACCGGACTCAGATGCACAACGCTGGCTTCGGACCTCTCACAGACCTGGTGTTTGCCTTTGCTGGCCAGCTTCTACCGCTGGAGATGGACGACACAGAAACCGGCCTCCTCAGTGCCATCTGCCTCATCTGTGGAG ACCGTATGGATCTAGAGGAGCCCCAGAAAGTTGATAAGCTGCAAGAGCCTCTTCTTGAGGCTCTGAAGATCTACGCCCGCCGCCGTCGCCCCAACAAACCTCACATGTTCCCCCGCATGCTGATGAAGATCACTGACCTCAGGGGTATCAGCACTAAGG GTGCAGAGAGAGCCATCACTCTGAAGATGGAGATCCCAGGGCCAATGCCCCCTTTGATCAGGGAGATGCTTGAGAACCCAGAGGCCTTTGAGGACCAAACAGAGTCCAACGATAGCCCGCCGCCTCCGCCCCCGCCGCTACCTCCACCACCAGCCCTGGTCCTGAAGCAGgaggctgaggatgaggaggacagcTGGGCCACAGAGAACGGCAGCGAGCCGTCgccggaggaggaggatgaagacgaCGATGACGACGTGGGGGATGAAGAGCGAGACAGGGGCTCGGACAGTGACGGGGAGCCCTGGGGGGCTCTGGATGCCATAGATCTTTGA